AGTGCTACGGTCGTAACCTTGCTACCAATAAAATGGTACAAAGTGGCGAAGCTGTAGGTGTTGTGGCGGCACAATCTATTGGTGAGCCAGGAACACAGCTTACACTACGTACCTTCCACGTTGGGGGTATTGCAGGTAACATTTCCGAAGAAAACAAATTAATTGTAAGATTTGACGGAAAAGCCGAAATTGAAGATCTTAAAACCGTTAAAGGCGAAGATAATCAAGGCAATACAGTAGATATTGTTATTTCTCGTACTTCTGAAATAAAACTTGTTGATAAGAAAACAGGAATTACACTAAGTACCAATAACATTCCATACGGTTCTACACTTAATGTGAAGGATGGCGATACGCTAAAAGCGGGCGATGTAGTATGTACTTGGGATCCTTATAACGGGGTAATTATTTCGGAATTTGCTGGAAAAATTAAATACGAAAACATTGTTCAAGGGGTAACCTATCAAGTTGAAATTGATGAGCAAACTGGTTTCCAAGAAAAGGTAATTTCAGAATCCAGAGATAAAAAACGTATTCCAACCCTGCAAATTTTAGGGAAGAAAGACGAAGTAATCCGTAGCTATAACTTGCCTGTTGGCGCCCACATTATGGTGGATGACGGCGACAAGATTAAGATTGGTAAAGTACTGGTGAAAATTCCTCGTAAGTCTGCAAAAGCAGGTGATATTACGGGTGGTCTTCCGCGAGTTACCGAACTTTTTGAAGCGCGTAACCCGTCAAATCCAGCAGTAGTTAGCGAGATTGATGGTGTGGTTTCTTTCGGAAAAATAAAACGTGGTAACCGCGAGATTATCGTTGAGTCTAAATTAGGCGAATTGAAAAAGTACTTGGTTAAACTTTCAAACCAAATTCTCGTTCAAGAAAACGATTATGTTCGTGCAGGAATGCCATTATCAGACGGATCTATTACACCAGAAGACATTCTTCGCATTAAAGGCCCATCTGCAGTACAGCAATATCTTGTGAACGAAGTTCAAGAGGTTTACCGTCTGCAAGGGGTAAAGATTAACGACAAACACTTTGAGGTTGTTGTTCGTCAAATGATGCGAAAAGTGAAAATTGAAGATCCGGGAGATACAACCTTTTTGGAGGATCAATTGGCGCATAAAGACGATTTTATTGAAGAGAACGATAAAATCTACGGAATGAAAGTAGTTACCAATGCAGGAGAATCTGAAAACCTAAAGGAAGGACAGATTTTATCGCCACGAATGCTTCGTGATGAAAACTCGTTGTTGAGAAGAAACGACAAAGAACTTGTTGAAGCTCGCGATGTGATTACCGCAACGGCAACTCCAGTACTTCAGGGTATTACGAGAGCGTCCTTACAGACCAAATCGTTTATCTCTGCAGCTTCCTTCCAGGAAACCACCAAGGTATTAAACGAAGCCGCAGTAGCTGGTAAAGTAGATACGTTGGAAGGCTTAAAGGAAAACGTTATTGTAGGTCATAAAATACCAGCCGGTACCGGTATGCGTAAGTATGATACTATAATCGTGGGTTCTAAACAAGAGCTGGAAGAAATGAATCAAGCAAAGCAAGAAGTAAATTATAATTAATATGTAGATCTGGTGCGGTAGAGACGCAAGGCATTGCGTCTCTACCGCCGCCTACAATTATATTTTAAAACGATTTAACGTCTAATCTCGATTCTATCGGGAGTAACATAAAAAAAATGGCTGATCAAAAAAAAGAAAAACCAAAGCAAAATCAGATAAACATTGAGCTGGACGCCGATGTGGCACAAGGTATTTACAGTAACTTGGCTATAATAAATCATTCAGTTTCTGAGTTTGTGGTAGATTTTGTTACCATTATGCCCGGAATACCTAAAAGCAAGGTGAAGTCTAGAATTATTTTAACCCCTCAACATGCTAAACGATTTTTAAAAGCATTGAATGACAACGTTAAACGCTTTGAAAACGCCCATGGCGAAATAAAGGATTATGAGCAACCGCCCATTCCTTTAAACTTTGGCCCTACGGGGGAAGCGTAATAAGGTATCTAAATAAATTTTTCAATAACCCCTTTAGCATTTTCTATGCTAAAGGGGTTATTTATTTTGGCAGGTAATGTCTTTATTTTTTGGAGAAGAGTAAAGTAATTATTCATCTAATTCAATACGAAAGTTTGTCTATATTTACACTCTATTTCAATAAAACCTACTTCCATGAGAAACATTACTTTTTTCTTGTTCTTTTTAATTTTGTCATTCTCAAATTATGCTCAAGTTGGTATTGGCACTGTTAGTCCTAATCCCTCTTCAGTATTAGATATTACTTCGGACAACGAAGGTATTTTAATTCCGAGAGTAGCATTGCTTTCCACTACTGATGTAACTACCATTGCCTCACCTGCAACAAGTTTAATGCTATATAACACAAATACTGCAGCCGATGTAGTGCCTGGCTACTACTATTGGAGTGGTGCTAAATGGATGCTTGTGGCCACTACTAATATGATTGAAAATAAGTGGGATACATCAGGTAACGCTGGAACAGATCAGACTACAAATTTTCTTGGTACCACGGATAATCAGGATTTAGTTTTTAAAAGAAATAACGCCTTGGCTGGAAGATTGGCTTTGAAAAGCACTGCTTTTGGTCTAGGAGCACTTTCAGCAACACTTACTAGTAATGCAATTGATAATACAGCTATTGGGATAAACGTATTACAAAGCAATACTAGTGCTTATGGTAGCACTGGGGTTGGTTTTGGCGTATTAACAAATAGCAATGGAGATAATAATACAGCTATTGGTAGATATGCTATGCATTATAACCTTGGCGGATTTGCTAATACAAGTGCTGGAGCCTATGCTCTCGAAAATAATATAAATGGTACGCATAATACAGCGATTGGATACACGGCCCTTCGGAGCAATACTTCTGGAGGTTATAATACGGCAGTGGGGTTTAAAGCTTTAAAAAACAATATTAATAATCAAGAAAACACGGCCGTAGGTTATGGAGCTCTCGAAAATAATAATTCATATAACAATACGGCTACCGGTGCTATAGCACTACAAGCTAAAAC
This region of Aequorivita marisscotiae genomic DNA includes:
- a CDS encoding DUF3467 domain-containing protein, which encodes MADQKKEKPKQNQINIELDADVAQGIYSNLAIINHSVSEFVVDFVTIMPGIPKSKVKSRIILTPQHAKRFLKALNDNVKRFENAHGEIKDYEQPPIPLNFGPTGEA